In Cyclopterus lumpus isolate fCycLum1 chromosome 17, fCycLum1.pri, whole genome shotgun sequence, a genomic segment contains:
- the LOC117746560 gene encoding tropomyosin alpha-4 chain-like isoform X4, with translation MEVVRKKIQSLQLQVDEAEDRALEVQRELDTERELRDKAEGDVASLNRRIQLVEEELDRAQERLATALQKLEEAEKAADESERGMKVIENRAMKDEEKMEIQEMQLKEAKHIAEEADRKYEEVARKLVILEGELERAEERAEIAELKCADLEEELKNVTNNLKSLEAQSDKYSEKEDKYEEEIKVLSDRLKEAETRAEFAERTVAKLEKTIDDLEDELYTQKLKYKAISEELDLALNDMNTL, from the exons AtggaggtggtgaggaagaaAATCCAAAGCCTCCAGCTACAAGTTGATGAGGCAGAAGACCGTGCACTGGAAGTACAAAGGGAGTTGGACACTGAACGGGAACTGCGCGACAAA GCGGAGGGCGATGTGGCATCTTTGAACCGCAGGAtccagctggtggaggaggagttggaCCGCGCTCAGGAGCGACTGGCCACAGCCCTGCAGAAACTGGAGGAGGCTGAGAAGGCTGCAGATGAGAGTGAGAG AGGCATGAAGGTGATTGAGAACAGAGCGATGAAAgatgaggagaagatggagatcCAGGAGATGCAACTCAAAGAAGCGAAACACATCGCTGAGGAGGCGGATCGCAAATACGAGGAG GTTGCCCGTAAACTGGTCATCCTTGAGGGTGAGCTGGAGAGAGCAGAAGAGAGGGCAGAAATTGCAGAACT CAAGTGTGCTGACCTGGAAGAAGAGCTGAAGAATGTCACCAACAACCTCAAGTCCCTAGAGGCTCAGTCTGATAAG TACTCTGAGAAAGAAGACAAATATGAGGAGGAGATTAAAGTCCTGAGTGACAGACTTAAGGAG GCGGAAACCCGTGCAGAATTCGCAGAGAGGACAGTGGCTAAGCTGGAAAAGACCATAGATGACTTGGAAG ACGAACTGTACACTCAGAAGCTGAAATACAAGGCTATCAGCGAGGAGCTGGATCTGGCCCTCAATGATATGAACACCTTGTAA
- the LOC117746560 gene encoding tropomyosin alpha-4 chain-like isoform X2, translated as MEVVRKKIQSLQLQVDEAEDRALEVQRELDTERELRDKAEGDVASLNRRIQLVEEELDRAQERLATALQKLEEAEKAADESERGMKVIENRAMKDEEKMEIQEMQLKEAKHIAEEADRKYEEVARKLVILEGELERAEERAEIAELKCADLEEELKNVTNNLKSLEAQSDKYSEKEDKYEEEIKVLSDRLKEAETRAEFAERTVAKLEKTIDDLEENLSKEKEQNVGMHQVLDQTLQELNSL; from the exons AtggaggtggtgaggaagaaAATCCAAAGCCTCCAGCTACAAGTTGATGAGGCAGAAGACCGTGCACTGGAAGTACAAAGGGAGTTGGACACTGAACGGGAACTGCGCGACAAA GCGGAGGGCGATGTGGCATCTTTGAACCGCAGGAtccagctggtggaggaggagttggaCCGCGCTCAGGAGCGACTGGCCACAGCCCTGCAGAAACTGGAGGAGGCTGAGAAGGCTGCAGATGAGAGTGAGAG AGGCATGAAGGTGATTGAGAACAGAGCGATGAAAgatgaggagaagatggagatcCAGGAGATGCAACTCAAAGAAGCGAAACACATCGCTGAGGAGGCGGATCGCAAATACGAGGAG GTTGCCCGTAAACTGGTCATCCTTGAGGGTGAGCTGGAGAGAGCAGAAGAGAGGGCAGAAATTGCAGAACT CAAGTGTGCTGACCTGGAAGAAGAGCTGAAGAATGTCACCAACAACCTCAAGTCCCTAGAGGCTCAGTCTGATAAG TACTCTGAGAAAGAAGACAAATATGAGGAGGAGATTAAAGTCCTGAGTGACAGACTTAAGGAG GCGGAAACCCGTGCAGAATTCGCAGAGAGGACAGTGGCTAAGCTGGAAAAGACCATAGATGACTTGGAAG agaACCTATcgaaagaaaaagagcaaaatgTAGGAATGCATCAAGTCCTGGACCAAACACTGCAGGAGCTGAATAGCTTGTAA
- the LOC117746529 gene encoding ras-related protein Rab-8A → MAKTYDYLFKLLLIGDSGVGKTCVLFRFSEDAFNSTFISTIGIDFKIRTIELDGKKIKLQIWDTAGQERFRTITTAYYRGAMGIMLVYDITNEKSFENIKNWIRNIEEHASSDVEKMVLGNKCDINDKRQVSKDRGEKLALEYGIKFMETSAKANINVENAFLTLARDIKSKMDIKLEGNTPQGSSHGVKISEPQKKTSFFRCSLL, encoded by the exons ATGGCGAAGACATACGACTATTTGTTTAAATTACTGTTAATCGGCGACTCTGGTGTCGGGAAGACCTGTGTCCTCTTCCGGTTTTCAGAAGATGCCTTCAACTCAACGTTTATCTCAACTATAG GCATTGATTTCAAGATTAGGACAATAGAGCTTGACGGCAAGAAAATAAAGTTGCAGATATG GGATACGGCCGGTCAGGAGCGCTTCCGAACAATCACAACAGCCTACTACAGAGGAGCAATG GGCATAATGCTTGTCTATGACATCACCAATGAGAAGTCTTTTGAAAATATCAAGAACTGGATTAGGAACATAGAGGAG CATGCATCATCAGATGTTGAGAAGATGGTCCTTGGCAACAAGTGTGACATCAACGACAAGCGGCAGGTGTCCAAAGACAGGGGCGAGAAG CTCGCATTAGAGTATGGAATAAAGTTCATGGAGACCAGTGCAAAAGCCAATATCAATGTGGAGAAT GCATTTCTAACACTCGCCAGAGACATCAAATCAAAAATGGACATCAAATTG GAGGGTAACACGCCACAGGGGAGCAGTCATGGAGTCAAGATCTCCGAACCGCAGAAAAAGACCAGCTTCTTCCGCTGTAGCCTTCTCTGA